The Juglans microcarpa x Juglans regia isolate MS1-56 chromosome 2S, Jm3101_v1.0, whole genome shotgun sequence genome has a window encoding:
- the LOC121253234 gene encoding uncharacterized mitochondrial protein AtMg00810-like, which yields MKQPLGFVNTDFPLHVCKLNKSIYSLKQAPRAWFAKLSDGLLTLGFRCSSADSSLFIFRIGSDCIYLLIYVDDILVTGSSSLLISQFIASLSKYFPVKDLGLLHYFLGIEVHRTSSGLFLSQTKYITDLLKRTNMHNCKAVSTPMSSSEKLTVLDGCTYEDPQWYRSVVGSLQYLAFTRLDISFAVNRVCQFMHNPRLPHWSAVKRILRYLNNTRQLGLSFSSSSSIKLTAFSDADWAGCPDDRRSTGGFCIYLGNHLISWGSKKQPTIARSSTEAEYKSVANTTFEILWLQSLLKELGVGLSDPPTLWCDNIGATYLSMNLVLHSRTKHVELDYHFIRERVAAKALHVAFVSSKDQVADIFTKPLSTTRFTLLRSSLTLAQVPLESRGDNKVNILSSEKHEHSRALESGSAESHCNKENK from the coding sequence ATGAAACAGCCTCTCGGGTTTGTAAATACAGACTTTCCTCTTCATGTTTGTAAGTTAAATAAGTCTATCTATAGTTTGAAACAGGCTCCTAGAGCCTGGTTTGCTAAACTTAGTGATGGATTACTTACTCTTGGTTTTCGGTGTTCTAGTGCAGACTCGTCATTATTTATCTTCCGCATTGGCTCTGATTGCATTTATCTCTTgatatatgtagatgatatccTTGTCACTGGGTCGAGTTCTCTACTGATTTCGCAATTTATTGCTAGTCTGAGTAAATATTTTCCCGTAAAGGATCTCGGtttattacattattttcttggtaTTGAAGTTCATAGGACATCCTCGGGTTTATTCTTGTCTCAGACTAAATACATTACTGATTTACTCAAAAGAACTAATATGCACAACTGTAAGGCAGTCTCTACGCCCATGTCTAGTTCAGAAAAACTCACTGTTTTGGATGGTTGTACATATGAAGATCCGCAATGGTATCGTAGTGTTGTAGGGAGTCTTCAATATCTTGCCTTCACTCGTCTTGATATTTCTTTTGCTGTAAATCGTGTCTGTCAATTTATGCATAATCCTCGTCTTCCACATTGGTCAGCCGTTAAACGTATCCTTCGGTATCTTAATAATACGCGACAACTTGGCTTAAGTTTCTCTTCATCCTCTTCTATTAAACTAACTGCATtttctgatgctgattgggctgggtGTCCTGATGATAGACGGTCTACTGGAGGTTTCTGTATTTATCTTGGCAATCATTTAATTTCATGGGGCTCTAAAAAGCAACCCACTATTGCTCGGTCTTCTACCGAAGCCGAGTACAAATCTGTTGCTAATACTACTTTTGAGATTCTTTGGTTGCAGTCACTTTTAAAAGAACTTGGTGTTGGTCTCTCAGACCCTCCCACTCTATGGTGTGACAACATCGGGGCCACATATCTATCAATGAATCTGGTATTGCATTCGAGGACAAAGCATGTTGAACTGGACTATCATTTTATTCGTGAAAGGGTTGCTGCCAAAGCGTTACATGTTGCATTTGTTTCCAGCAAAGATCAAGTAGCTGATATTTTCACCAAACCGCTGTCCACGACTCGCTTCACACTTCTTCGATCAAGTCTCACACTTGCACAAGTGCCACTTGAATCGCGAGGGGATAATAAGGTAAATATATTATCTTCGGAAAAGCATGAACATTCTAGAGCATTGGAGAGTGGCTCTGCCGAATCACATTGTAACAAAGAGAATAAATAG
- the LOC121253053 gene encoding transcriptional regulator SUPERMAN-like, giving the protein MERPYSSSGMVKGNSGSNSFHFEEDRSSRTSWLAKQHYTCRFCNRQFRSAQALGGHMNVHRRDRAARLRFLPSSVSESQNPNHVFASSPSSSSAKFLLHTDRRLPSLSLITSSSPSSASTNEEKKLLISLPRVDPLSPQGKDITNKRRIRSVLGFQGLNVFAQKDEPTVCRKESIVSLDLEIGLLKDQKEDLDLELRLGWY; this is encoded by the coding sequence ATGGAGAGGCCCTACTCGAGCAGTGGTATGGTGAAAGGAAATAGTGGTTCTAACAGCTTCCACTTTGAAGAAGATCGTTCAAGCCGAACTTCTTGGCTTGCAAAACAGCACTACACATGTAGATTCTGCAATAGGCAATTCAGATCTGCTCAGGCTCTTGGGGGTCATATGAATGTTCATAGGAGGGATAGAGCTGCAAGGCTGAGATTCTTACCTTCATCTGTTTCTGAATCCCAGAACCCTAATCATGTTTTTGCCTCATCGCCTTCATCTTCTTCAGCTAAGTTCCTACTGCACACAGATCGTCGCTTGCCTTCTTTATCACTCATTACTTCATCTTCACCATCATCGGCTTCAACTAATGAAGAGAAGAAACTGCTAATAAGTTTACCTCGAGTTGATCCCTTGAGTCCTCAAGGGAAGGATATTACAAATAAGAGACGGATCAGAAGTGTTCTAGGGTTTCAAGGATTGAACGTTTTTGCGCAGAAAGATGAGCCTACGGTTTGCAGGAAGGAAAGCATAGTTAGTTTGGACTTGGAGATTGGCTTACTGAAAGACCAGAAGGAAGATCTGGATTTAGAGCTTCGACTTGGTTGGTATTAG